A stretch of the Methylacidiphilum caldifontis genome encodes the following:
- a CDS encoding ABC transporter permease produces the protein MIFFFLVLLAIIGPWLYPESLSQITNETLHPPSLRHIFGTDIHGRDLFIRILFGARISFTVGLSGSLISLFLGVSYGAIAAYAGGKIERLMMQIVDLLYSLPVLVFVIVLIALFEKPLRTFLYQAHFNYLLPYSRIILLLVGLGLVEWLTMARVVRSRVLVLKESLFVQASKVLGQNSLNILLKHILPNLAGLVVVYLTLTIPTVILEESFLSFLGLGVEPPSSSLGSLLSDGANAINPVKISWWLLFFPGLYLSLTLWSLNVFGEWLRDTLDPKTRELS, from the coding sequence TTGATCTTTTTTTTTCTTGTCCTTTTGGCTATAATAGGACCTTGGTTATACCCTGAATCCCTTTCCCAGATTACCAACGAAACTCTTCATCCTCCAAGCCTTCGCCATATATTTGGAACAGATATCCACGGACGGGATCTATTCATAAGGATCTTATTTGGAGCCAGGATCTCTTTTACTGTTGGATTAAGTGGCTCACTGATCAGTCTTTTCCTGGGTGTTTCCTATGGAGCAATAGCAGCTTATGCAGGAGGCAAAATTGAAAGGCTTATGATGCAAATCGTTGACCTTCTATATTCTTTACCCGTACTGGTATTTGTCATCGTTCTGATAGCTTTATTTGAAAAACCCCTGCGTACTTTTCTTTATCAAGCTCACTTTAATTATCTTCTGCCCTATTCTCGAATTATACTGCTCTTAGTTGGGTTAGGGCTTGTGGAATGGCTAACGATGGCCAGGGTCGTCAGAAGCCGAGTATTAGTCTTAAAAGAATCTTTATTTGTCCAGGCTTCCAAGGTTCTAGGACAAAACAGCTTAAATATCCTTCTCAAACATATTTTACCTAACTTAGCAGGACTAGTTGTTGTTTATTTAACCTTGACCATCCCCACAGTCATTTTGGAAGAATCATTCTTAAGTTTTCTTGGATTAGGCGTAGAACCTCCTTCCTCTAGCCTTGGGAGTTTATTGTCAGATGGAGCAAACGCTATAAATCCGGTTAAAATCTCCTGGTGGCTTCTTTTTTTTCCGGGTTTATATCTAAGCTTAACCCTTTGGTCATTAAATGTTTTTGGTGAATGGTTAAGAGACACCTTAGATCCTAAAACAAGGGAACTTTCTTAG
- a CDS encoding ABC transporter permease — translation MWTYLIRRILSSLFILIGVVTLTFFLVRLSPGNPFSSERNIPPNILRELEARYKLNGTLLEQYENYLSSLLHGDLMLSTRYRNRSVNEIIAQTLPVSIMLGGCAFVLSLVFGIVSGSLSAFFWNRPLDKITQAITLAGISIPNFVIAPFSVLIFAIFLKLFPPAGWGSLNTIILPTLCLGIPYGCVVSRLTRSSMLEVLHSDYIRTAKAKGLNESAIVFVHALKAAAAPIIAYCGPLAANLMTGSIVIEQIFGISGMGSFFVDGVLNRDVFLVSGVTLVYSVLLITFNLVADILCLLFDKRIVLK, via the coding sequence ATGTGGACTTACCTCATAAGGAGAATTCTGTCTTCTCTTTTTATATTAATAGGAGTTGTTACTCTTACCTTTTTCCTCGTTAGACTTTCCCCTGGGAATCCTTTTAGTTCTGAAAGAAATATCCCGCCGAATATTTTAAGAGAACTAGAGGCACGTTATAAACTCAATGGAACGCTGCTGGAACAATACGAGAATTATCTTTCTAGTCTACTTCATGGAGATTTAATGCTCTCTACTCGATATCGTAACCGATCAGTTAACGAAATTATCGCTCAAACATTACCTGTATCAATAATGCTGGGAGGATGCGCTTTTGTTCTATCTCTTGTTTTCGGTATCGTCAGTGGTTCTCTTAGTGCTTTTTTCTGGAACCGTCCCTTAGATAAAATCACCCAGGCCATTACTCTTGCTGGAATTTCTATTCCCAATTTCGTAATAGCCCCTTTTTCCGTATTGATTTTTGCCATATTTCTAAAGCTTTTTCCTCCTGCGGGATGGGGTTCTCTTAATACAATCATTCTTCCCACTTTATGTCTTGGGATACCTTATGGATGCGTTGTATCCCGGCTAACCCGCAGCTCTATGCTTGAAGTTCTTCATTCCGACTACATACGCACAGCTAAAGCAAAGGGATTAAACGAGTCGGCCATTGTTTTTGTTCATGCCTTGAAAGCTGCAGCTGCCCCTATAATTGCCTATTGCGGTCCATTAGCCGCTAATCTCATGACGGGATCCATCGTTATTGAACAAATTTTCGGTATTAGCGGAATGGGTTCTTTTTTTGTAGATGGGGTTCTTAACCGAGATGTTTTCCTCGTAAGCGGAGTTACATTGGTGTACTCTGTTTTACTTATTACTTTTAATCTAGTTGCTGACATTCTATGTCTTCTTTTCGACAAAAGAATAGTTTTAAAATAA
- the rbfA gene encoding 30S ribosome-binding factor RbfA has translation MTSRAIRVSEVIRRELSFCFQREVELEGLVLTISSVETTADLKEASIFISIFDASISDENLLDILNRHRNEWQKWIGKRLQSKFTPRLTFKIDDSLYRGDKVLRIIEELDKENQQK, from the coding sequence ATGACTTCGAGGGCGATCAGAGTGTCAGAGGTTATCCGTAGGGAACTTTCTTTCTGCTTTCAACGTGAAGTAGAACTCGAAGGACTGGTTTTAACCATATCTTCAGTAGAAACCACTGCTGATCTGAAGGAAGCTTCGATATTTATCAGCATCTTCGATGCCTCAATTTCCGATGAAAATTTATTAGATATCCTGAACAGGCATCGAAATGAATGGCAAAAATGGATAGGTAAAAGGCTACAAAGCAAATTTACCCCTCGATTAACCTTTAAAATCGATGACTCACTTTATCGAGGAGATAAAGTACTGAGAATTATAGAAGAACTTGACAAAGAGAACCAACAAAAATAA